The following proteins come from a genomic window of Paenibacillus swuensis:
- a CDS encoding glycoside hydrolase family 31 protein yields the protein MSNRTLVIPLLPGEYWWGGKAADGIDMPYSKDSVVHADLSVQLDGNQGSPLLLSNRGRVIWSEEPFAYEMEQGVITLTGSGDVRCTEELGDLREGFRYASKTYFPPSGTFPDEILFTAPQYNLWIELLYEPTQAKVLDYARNVLRHGYPPGVIMIDDNWHEPYGTWKFHSGRFPDPKAMCDELHEMGFKIMLWVCPLVSPDSMTFRQLERKGYLLKDAHGDTAIRKWWNGYSAVLDCTNKETSEWLRGQLDELMQTYGVDGFKLDAGDLDSYEPADKSAIPGTRNDQCEAWAKVGLHYPLNEYRACWKLAGQPLAQRLKDKHHQWGRNGLAHLISDGLAQGLLGYAFSCPDMIGGGEYLNFLENSDSLDQELIVRYAQCSALFPMMQFSAAPWRILDDEHQSYVLEAARLHERMDGEIMKWAEHAAVTGEPVIRHMSYMFPDAGYDEVKDQFMLGEDILVAPVLIKGGVEREIRFPEGRWTGEDGRVETGPCRKMVSAPIHRLPWYRRDR from the coding sequence ATGTCCAACAGAACACTAGTAATTCCACTCCTGCCAGGCGAATATTGGTGGGGCGGTAAAGCGGCAGACGGAATCGACATGCCTTATTCTAAAGATAGTGTTGTACACGCGGATCTTTCCGTTCAACTCGACGGCAATCAGGGTAGTCCGCTGCTGCTCTCTAACCGGGGGCGGGTGATATGGTCGGAGGAACCTTTTGCCTATGAGATGGAACAAGGGGTTATAACCTTAACGGGCAGCGGTGATGTGCGATGCACAGAGGAGCTTGGCGATTTGCGGGAAGGTTTTCGATATGCTTCGAAGACGTATTTTCCGCCATCCGGCACGTTTCCTGATGAAATTCTGTTCACGGCTCCGCAATATAATCTGTGGATTGAGCTTCTGTATGAACCGACGCAGGCGAAGGTGCTCGACTATGCGCGCAACGTGCTGCGGCACGGGTACCCGCCCGGCGTCATTATGATTGACGATAACTGGCATGAGCCTTACGGCACCTGGAAATTTCATTCCGGCCGGTTTCCGGATCCTAAAGCGATGTGTGACGAGCTGCATGAGATGGGATTTAAAATTATGTTATGGGTGTGCCCGCTAGTCAGTCCGGATTCGATGACTTTTCGTCAGCTGGAGCGCAAAGGTTATCTCTTGAAGGATGCCCATGGGGATACCGCCATTCGAAAGTGGTGGAACGGTTACAGCGCGGTGCTGGATTGCACGAATAAGGAAACGTCGGAGTGGTTGAGGGGACAACTGGATGAGCTTATGCAAACGTACGGGGTGGATGGATTCAAGCTGGATGCGGGCGATCTCGACTCCTATGAACCCGCGGATAAGAGCGCGATTCCCGGTACGCGGAACGATCAATGCGAAGCTTGGGCCAAAGTGGGTTTGCATTATCCCTTGAACGAGTACCGCGCATGCTGGAAGCTGGCGGGACAACCGCTCGCTCAGCGGCTGAAGGATAAGCATCACCAGTGGGGAAGGAACGGGCTCGCGCATCTGATATCGGATGGTTTGGCCCAAGGGCTGCTGGGGTATGCGTTCAGTTGTCCGGATATGATCGGCGGCGGGGAATATCTGAATTTTCTCGAGAATTCGGATTCGCTCGATCAGGAATTAATCGTCCGCTATGCTCAATGCTCGGCGCTGTTTCCGATGATGCAGTTTTCTGCGGCGCCTTGGCGTATTTTGGACGATGAACATCAATCTTATGTGCTTGAAGCGGCCCGGTTGCATGAGCGGATGGACGGGGAAATCATGAAGTGGGCAGAACATGCGGCCGTAACAGGCGAGCCTGTCATTCGGCATATGAGCTACATGTTCCCGGATGCGGGTTATGATGAGGTGAAGGACCAGTTTATGCTGGGGGAGGACATTCTGGTGGCGCCGGTGCTGATTAAAGGCGGTGTGGAGCGGGAAATCCGGTTTCCCGAGGGACGTTGGACGGGAGAGGACGGCCGTGTGGAGACGGGACCTTGCAGGAAGATGGTTTCGGCCCCGATCCACAGGCTGCCTTGGTATCGGAGGGATCGCTAG
- a CDS encoding AraC family transcriptional regulator, whose product MTLDSIGWSSVDGVEYSFDGRLRPDQGHVIFQYTLSGEGRIEIGEQVYRLPKGTAFFVQVPGEHRYYYEQTSEPWEFLWLNVKGADAQMFWDRIQQRYQGELVELHPQSQPIQALWDMYRRIQNEQARDKHNLSVMVYNWILLFLGTHAEDHPYHAPVQDSNLRIIEQAQQYMKNHLSESVSLDDIAEHCGTNKYQLCRIFQKTVQVTPLDYMTKRRIEAAAYALRNTNKPVSQISEENGFGSVSYFGKRFREQVGLSPTGYREQSIPYPTSRLYVD is encoded by the coding sequence ATGACGTTAGATTCCATAGGCTGGAGTTCGGTTGACGGGGTAGAGTACAGCTTCGACGGCAGGTTGCGGCCGGATCAGGGTCATGTTATTTTTCAATACACGTTATCGGGGGAAGGCCGAATTGAAATAGGGGAGCAGGTATACCGGTTACCGAAGGGCACCGCGTTCTTTGTGCAAGTTCCCGGCGAGCATCGTTACTATTATGAACAAACGTCTGAACCCTGGGAATTTCTATGGTTGAATGTGAAAGGTGCGGACGCGCAGATGTTCTGGGATCGGATTCAACAACGTTACCAAGGCGAACTTGTCGAACTGCACCCGCAATCGCAGCCGATTCAAGCCTTGTGGGACATGTACCGGAGAATTCAGAATGAGCAAGCGCGGGATAAACATAATCTATCCGTTATGGTTTACAATTGGATCCTCCTGTTTCTGGGAACCCATGCCGAAGATCACCCTTATCATGCACCAGTACAAGACAGTAACTTGAGGATAATTGAACAAGCGCAGCAGTACATGAAAAATCATTTATCGGAATCTGTAAGCTTGGACGACATTGCAGAGCATTGCGGTACGAATAAGTATCAGCTGTGCAGAATATTTCAAAAAACCGTACAGGTCACCCCCCTCGACTATATGACCAAACGTAGAATTGAAGCGGCCGCTTATGCGCTGCGGAATACAAATAAACCCGTTTCTCAGATTTCCGAAGAGAACGGGTTTGGCAGTGTAAGCTATTTCGGGAAGAGGTTCCGGGAACAGGTGGGTCTGTCGCCGACGGGTTACCGGGAACAGTCCATTCCGTATCCAACTTCCCGATTGTATGTAGACTAG
- a CDS encoding YkvA family protein — MGMNHDFYQNFRIKIKDWLATDEGKTNKVAEYVLFAPDLFHLLCRLALDPEVPAAEKAKLAGVIAYFVAPVDMLPELLTGPAGFADDLSLAAFAISGVVNNTNADLVRKHWAGDDDVLELIQKILKNANEFLGGGLWGRLKKRFGGSKEEARDKHDSLDKVSHDEPEARINPVSPDKPETNIKTVSPDEHETYIKPVSHNEHETHDKPVSYDGPQTQAKPIAPSNADQQAKPEDKQQ, encoded by the coding sequence ATGGGCATGAATCATGATTTCTATCAAAATTTCCGTATCAAAATCAAGGACTGGCTCGCCACGGACGAGGGAAAGACCAATAAGGTCGCGGAGTATGTGTTGTTCGCGCCGGACCTGTTTCATCTGCTGTGCAGGCTCGCGCTGGACCCGGAGGTCCCCGCAGCGGAGAAAGCCAAGCTGGCCGGAGTCATCGCTTACTTCGTAGCCCCGGTGGACATGCTGCCGGAACTGCTCACAGGACCCGCCGGATTCGCGGATGATTTATCGCTTGCGGCTTTCGCGATTAGCGGCGTCGTGAACAACACGAATGCGGACTTAGTTCGTAAGCATTGGGCGGGCGATGACGATGTGCTGGAGCTGATTCAGAAGATTCTCAAGAACGCCAACGAGTTCCTGGGCGGCGGCCTATGGGGCCGGTTAAAGAAACGGTTCGGCGGGTCGAAGGAAGAAGCGCGTGACAAGCATGATTCGCTTGATAAAGTATCGCATGACGAGCCTGAGGCACGTATCAATCCGGTATCGCCAGACAAACCGGAGACGAACATCAAGACTGTTTCTCCTGACGAGCATGAAACATATATCAAGCCAGTATCGCACAACGAGCATGAGACGCACGACAAACCTGTATCGTATGATGGGCCGCAGACTCAAGCCAAGCCTATAGCGCCTAGCAACGCAGATCAGCAAGCCAAGCCTGAAGACAAACAGCAATAG
- a CDS encoding helix-turn-helix transcriptional regulator — MTERLIRLIRMIIAIQSKPGITAKELAEKCEATERTIYRDLNLLAIVTPLTNEGYGKGYTFMGNFAIYPLNWTEQEALVFSMLPKVMDQVQTLLPPGFDSAYEKVMATYNKQRSNHKEILEQITEVIQMGTPAYREDSPNYLYTILQASLEHKSIKAIYHTQSRNTQTERIIDPYYLVPRDQRFYLLGYCHTAGAVRTFRISRFREVTIMPQTYEREDFNIKSYLKNTWSIERGDKQIKFKVKFYPDVARYIKEEELFVRPRITDLPDGGLLFEVTVNDDREFLNWVYQYGPSAEILEPVSYRVALLEQLDRWKSLYSKTETTIS, encoded by the coding sequence ATGACAGAGAGATTGATCCGCCTCATCCGCATGATTATCGCGATACAAAGCAAGCCCGGCATCACCGCCAAAGAACTGGCCGAGAAATGCGAGGCCACCGAAAGAACCATTTACCGCGATCTGAACTTACTCGCCATCGTTACACCCCTGACGAATGAAGGGTACGGCAAAGGGTACACGTTCATGGGCAACTTCGCCATCTATCCCCTCAATTGGACGGAGCAGGAGGCGCTGGTGTTCTCGATGTTGCCAAAGGTGATGGACCAGGTGCAGACGCTCTTGCCGCCGGGGTTCGACTCCGCCTATGAGAAAGTCATGGCCACATATAATAAACAGCGGTCCAATCACAAGGAGATTCTAGAACAGATTACCGAAGTCATCCAGATGGGTACACCCGCCTACAGGGAGGACAGCCCCAACTATCTGTATACGATCCTGCAAGCGTCCCTTGAGCATAAATCCATCAAAGCCATCTACCATACCCAGAGCCGTAACACCCAGACGGAGCGAATCATCGACCCGTATTATCTGGTTCCGCGGGACCAAAGATTCTACTTGCTAGGCTATTGCCACACCGCCGGCGCCGTACGGACGTTCCGGATTTCGCGGTTTCGGGAGGTTACAATCATGCCGCAGACGTATGAGAGAGAAGATTTTAACATCAAATCCTATCTGAAGAACACCTGGTCCATTGAGCGGGGCGACAAGCAGATCAAGTTCAAGGTGAAATTCTACCCGGATGTGGCGCGTTACATTAAAGAGGAGGAATTGTTCGTGCGGCCGCGGATTACGGATCTGCCAGACGGCGGGTTGCTGTTCGAGGTGACGGTGAATGACGATCGGGAATTCCTGAATTGGGTGTATCAATATGGTCCGTCGGCGGAAATTCTGGAACCGGTATCGTACCGGGTGGCGCTGCTGGAGCAGTTGGATCGCTGGAAGTCCCTGTATAGCAAGACCGAAACTACAATTTCCTGA